One Sus scrofa isolate TJ Tabasco breed Duroc chromosome 1, Sscrofa11.1, whole genome shotgun sequence DNA segment encodes these proteins:
- the MYB gene encoding LOW QUALITY PROTEIN: transcriptional activator Myb (The sequence of the model RefSeq protein was modified relative to this genomic sequence to represent the inferred CDS: inserted 1 base in 1 codon) produces the protein MARRPRHSIYSSDEDDEDIEMCDHDYDGLLPKSGKRHLGKTRWTREEDEKLKKLVEQNGTDDWKVIANYLPNRTDVQCQHRWQKVLNPELIKGPWTKEEDQRVIELVQKYGPKRWSVIAKHLKGRIGKQCRERWHNHLNPEVKKTSWTEEEDRIIYQAHKRLGNRWAEIAKLLPGRTDNAIKNHWNSTMRRKVEQEGYLQESSKASQPPVATSFQKNSHLMGFAHAPPSAQLPPTGQPSVNNDYSYYHISEAQNVSSPVPYPVALHVNIVNVPQPAAAAIQRHYNDEDPEKEKRIKELELLLMSTENELKGQQALPTQNHTCSYPGWHSTTIADHTRPHGDSAPVSCLEEHHSTPSLPVDPGSLPEESASPARCMIVHQGTILDNVKNLLEFAETLQFIDSDASSWGDLSSFEFFEEADFSASQHHAGKALQLQHREGNVNRPAGEPSTRANKRKLSEGSLDPLKPLSPARPGTIPQVILRKKRGQAXPLATGHSSCLIFADVSSSTPKRSPVKSLPFSPSQFLNTSNNHENLDLEMPSLTSTPLSGHKLTVTTPFHRDQTVKTQKENTIFRTPAIKRSILESSPRTPTPFKHALAAQEIKYGPLKMLPQTPSHLVEDLQDVIKQETDESGIVAEFQENGPPLLKKIKQEVESPTDKAGNFFCSNHWEGENLNTQLFTQASPVADVPNILTSSVLMTPVSEDEDNVLKAFTVPKNRSLASPLQPCSGAWEAASCGKTDDQMTASGQARKYVNAFSTRTLVM, from the exons CATCTACAGCAGTGACGAGGATGATGAAGACATTGAGATGTGTGACCATGACTATGATGGGCTGCTTCCCAAGTCTGGAAAGCGTCACTTGGGGAAAACTAGGTGGACCAGGGAAGAG GATGAAAAACTAAAGAAGCTGGTGGAACAGAATGGAACAGATGACTGGAAAGTTATTGCCAATTACCTCCCG AATCGAACAGATGTGCAGTGTCAGCACCGATGGCAGAAAGTACTAAACCCTGAGCTCATCAAGGGTCCTTGGACCAAAGAAGAAGATCAGAGA GTGATAGAGCTTGTACAGAAATACGGTCCGAAACGTTGGTCTGTTATTGCCAAGCACTTAAAGGGGAGAATTGGAAAACAATGTAGGGAGAGGTGGCATAACCACTTGAATCCAGAAGTTAAGAAAACCTCCTGgacagaagaggaagacagaatTATTTACCAGGCACACAAGAGACTGGGGAACAGATGGGCAGAAATCGCAAAGCTACTGCCTGGACG AACTGATAATGCTATCAAGAACCACTGGAATTCTACAATGCGTCGGAAGGTCGAACAGGAAGGTTATCTGCAGGAGTCTTCTAAAGCCAGCCAGCCGCCAGTGGCCACGAGTTTTCAGAAGAACAGCCATTTGATGGGTTTTGCTCATGCACCACCTTCAGCTCAACTCCCTCCAACTGGCCAGCCCTCGGTTAACAACGACTATTCCTACTACCACATTTCGGAAGCACAAAAC GTCTCCAGTCCTGTCCCGTATCCTGTAGCGTTACATGTAAATATAGTCAATGTCCCTCagccagctgctgcagccatTCAG AGACACTATAACGATGAAGACCCTGAGAAGGAAAAGCGAATAAAGGAGTTAGAGTTGCTCCTGATGTCGACTGAGAATGAACTCAAAGGACAGCAGGCTTTACCG ACACAGAACCACACATGCAGCTACCCCGGGTGGCACAGCACCACCATTGCCGACCACACCAGACCTCATGGAGACAGTGCACCTGTTTCCTGTTTGGAAGAGCACCACTCCACTCCATCTCTGCCTGTGGATCCTGGCTCCCTACCTGAAGAAAGCGCCTCTCCAGCAAGGTGCATGATCGTCCACCAAGGCACCATTCTGGACAATGTTAAGAACCTCTTAGAATTTGCAGAAACACTTCAATTTATAGATTCT GATGCTTCATCGTGGGGTGATCTCAGCAGTTTTGAATTCTTTGAagaagcagatttttcagctaGCCAACACCACGCAGGCAAAGCCCTCCAGCTTCAGCACAGAGAGGGCAATGTGAATAGACCTGCAGGAGAGCCTAGCACGAGGGCGAACAAACGCAAGTTGAGTGAGGGTTCGCTTGACCCGCTCAAGCCCCTCTCTCCTGCGAGGCCCGGCACAATTCCACAGGTCATCCTTCGAAAAAAGCGGGGCCAGG AGCCCTTAGCCACTGGACACTCTAGTTGCTTGATATTTGCTGACGTCAGCAGTTCAACTCCCAAGCGTTCCCCTGTCAAAAGCCTACCCTTCTCCCCCTCGCAG TTCTTAAACACTTCCAATAACCATGAAAACTTAGACTTGGAAATGCCTTCTTTAACGTCCACGCCTCTCAGTGGTCACAAATTGACTGTTACAACACCATTTCATAGAGACCAGACTGTGAAAACGCAGAAGGAAAATACTAT ttttagaacTCCGGCTATCAAAAGGTCAATCCTGGAAAGCTCTCCAAGAACTCCTACACCGTTCAAACATGCACTCGCAGCTCAAGAAATTAAATATGGTCCCCTGAAGATGCTA CCTCAGACACCATCTCATTTAGTAGAAGACCTGCAGGATGTGATAAAACAGGAAACTGATGAATCTGGAATTGTCGCTGAGTTTCAAGAAAATGGACCACCTTTACTGAAGAAGATCAAACAAGAG GTGGAATCACCAACTGATAAAGCAGGAAACTTCTTCTGCTCAAACCACTGGGAAGGGGAGAATCTGAACACTCAGCTGTTCACACAGGCATCACCTGTGGCAGATGTGCCA AATATTCTTACAAGTTCCGTTTTAATGACTCCAGTATCAGAAGACGAAGACAATGTTCTCAAAGCATTTACAGTACCTAAAAACAGGTCCCTGGCAAGTCCCTTGCAG